The Gammaproteobacteria bacterium genome window below encodes:
- the flgB gene encoding flagellar basal body rod protein FlgB translates to MSVLDNYFGISAQSVVARSKRAEILASNIINADTPNYKAKDLDFASILNASNNVGSVKSVSINASHGNHISSGLTDSFSFQTKYRVPENSSLDGNTVDSHVEKGQFAENAVRYQISLSMLNNKIQGLISTLKGE, encoded by the coding sequence GTGTCTGTATTAGATAACTATTTTGGTATTAGTGCGCAATCTGTTGTAGCAAGATCAAAACGTGCAGAGATATTAGCATCAAATATTATTAATGCTGATACACCAAACTATAAAGCAAAAGATTTAGACTTTGCGTCGATCCTAAATGCAAGTAACAACGTAGGTTCAGTAAAATCTGTTTCTATTAATGCTAGCCATGGAAATCACATATCTAGTGGTTTGACTGATTCATTTTCATTTCAAACAAAATATAGAGTCCCAGAGAATTCTTCATTAGATGGCAACACAGTAGATAGTCATGTTGAAAAAGGACAATTTGCAGAAAATGCAGTGCGCTACCAAATTAGTTTGTCAATGTTGAATAATAAAATTCAAGGTTTAATTAGTACATTGAAAGGTGAATAA
- the flgC gene encoding flagellar basal body rod protein FlgC, whose translation MSLFNIFDIAASGLSAQNTRLNTVASNLANAESIASTPEGAYKSRQPVFATTYEGQLNNVNNSASAGLRTVGIAESSAENVAQYQPGNPMANDEGYIYLSNVSVIEEMTNMMSAKSSYQSNIEVLNTSKELLLQTLRLGRL comes from the coding sequence ATGTCATTGTTTAATATATTCGATATTGCAGCAAGCGGGTTAAGTGCGCAAAACACGCGTTTAAATACTGTTGCAAGTAATTTAGCAAATGCTGAGTCTATAGCAAGCACACCGGAAGGTGCATATAAGTCTAGACAGCCCGTATTCGCAACTACATATGAAGGTCAATTAAATAATGTGAATAATTCAGCAAGTGCTGGTTTGCGAACTGTAGGAATAGCTGAGAGTTCGGCAGAAAATGTTGCTCAATATCAACCAGGTAATCCAATGGCTAACGATGAAGGTTATATTTATTTGTCGAATGTAAGCGTTATTGAAGAAATGACAAATATGATGTCAGCTAAGAGCAGTTATCAATCAAATATTGAAGTGTTAAACACATCTAAAGAATTATTGTTACAAACATTACGTTTGGGCAGGTTATAA
- the flgM gene encoding flagellar biosynthesis anti-sigma factor FlgM has translation MTDKISNISGPINGSNLQNTSKGAKNTNVGGSESANVASTGKVDISSAQTLDKIRESLAAEPVIDRQKVDTVKQALQDGTYKINSENIATKLIEYEQLLK, from the coding sequence ATGACAGACAAAATCAGTAATATAAGTGGACCGATAAACGGTAGTAACTTACAAAACACATCCAAGGGTGCTAAAAATACCAATGTTGGCGGAAGTGAATCTGCTAATGTCGCTAGCACAGGAAAGGTAGATATCTCATCTGCCCAAACCTTAGATAAAATCAGAGAGAGCTTGGCTGCGGAGCCTGTTATAGATCGACAGAAAGTCGATACTGTAAAACAAGCGTTACAAGATGGAACTTACAAAATTAATTCGGAGAATATCGCGACTAAGCTAATTGAGTACGAACAACTATTAAAGTAG
- a CDS encoding flagellar hook-basal body complex protein, producing MPFDIALTGLNAAQNDLQVISNNIANSETTGFKRSRAEFADLYATSQFGTSSNAIGQGVQVASISQQFTDGDITFTDNSLDLAISGGGFFVLSDGGSQTFSRAGAFQVDNLGNIVNSSGSQLVGFQADSSGNLTGAQGPLAINRSNIAPNVSSLINIDANIDASEPVLPAFLIGPTGVPDAGTYNHATSYTVFDSLGGEHVTTNYFRKDNANDWQVFQHVDNAQISGPDVLTFDAFGALSAINGTAGQTTTTSAAFTPGGVGAPTTFTVDYGDITQFGGGFGVSAIDQNGYATGRLSSLDFDPSGTLFARYTNGQSLTLGQVALANFANSQGLRPTGNSAWSESFASGQPLIGVPGSADLGLIQSGSLEESNVDVTGELINLIQTQRNFQANAQVIGTADTITQTIINIR from the coding sequence ATGCCATTTGATATTGCACTTACAGGACTAAATGCAGCGCAAAACGATTTACAGGTTATATCGAATAATATAGCCAATAGTGAAACTACAGGTTTTAAACGTTCAAGAGCAGAATTTGCAGATTTATATGCTACATCTCAATTTGGTACATCAAGCAATGCTATTGGACAAGGTGTTCAAGTTGCATCAATTTCTCAGCAGTTTACTGATGGCGACATTACCTTCACCGATAACTCGTTAGACTTAGCAATTTCTGGCGGCGGCTTTTTTGTATTAAGTGATGGTGGTTCGCAAACATTTTCTCGTGCTGGCGCATTCCAAGTAGATAACCTTGGAAATATTGTTAATTCATCTGGTAGCCAGTTGGTTGGTTTTCAGGCCGATAGCAGTGGAAATTTAACGGGTGCTCAGGGACCACTAGCGATTAATCGTTCAAATATAGCACCTAATGTAAGCAGCTTAATAAATATAGATGCAAATATTGATGCATCTGAGCCAGTCCTGCCTGCATTTTTAATTGGGCCAACGGGTGTTCCAGATGCTGGTACCTATAATCATGCAACTTCTTATACAGTGTTTGATTCCTTAGGTGGTGAGCATGTTACTACTAACTATTTTAGAAAAGATAATGCAAATGATTGGCAAGTGTTTCAGCATGTAGATAACGCGCAAATATCAGGCCCTGATGTATTAACGTTTGATGCATTCGGAGCACTTAGTGCGATCAATGGAACAGCAGGTCAAACCACTACAACTTCTGCTGCATTTACCCCTGGAGGCGTCGGTGCTCCAACCACATTTACGGTTGATTATGGTGACATTACGCAATTTGGTGGTGGTTTTGGTGTGAGTGCAATTGATCAAAACGGTTATGCAACAGGTCGTTTAAGTTCACTAGACTTTGACCCTTCAGGTACTTTGTTTGCTCGTTATACGAATGGGCAATCCTTAACTTTAGGGCAGGTTGCACTAGCTAATTTTGCAAATTCACAAGGTTTGCGTCCTACAGGTAATTCAGCTTGGTCAGAGTCTTTTGCATCGGGGCAACCGCTTATAGGAGTACCTGGTTCAGCAGATTTGGGTTTGATTCAATCAGGCTCATTAGAGGAATCTAATGTTGATGTAACGGGTGAATTAATTAATTTGATTCAAACGCAACGAAATTTTCAAGCGAATGCACAGGTAATTGGAACAGCAGACACAATTACTCAAACCATTATCAATATTCGTTAA
- a CDS encoding flagellar hook-basal body complex protein: MDRSLYVAMNGAKQVQLHQATNTNNLANASTTGFKADFDAFNSLPVIGPGYESRIYNQDERSGIDFSGGALQHTGRELDIAVSENGFIEVQAPDGSSAYTRAGDLHTTSAGLLETGAGHPVIGNDGPIALPPFEKLEIGADGTISILPVGQEATTLATIDRIKLVNADAEVLVKGEDGLLRAAPDVSLEADASVAVTSGVLESSNVNTVSELLDMIELTRNFELHVKMMQAIEENDSATTQLLRVN, translated from the coding sequence ATGGATCGCTCATTGTATGTAGCTATGAATGGAGCAAAGCAGGTGCAGCTTCATCAAGCAACTAATACTAATAATCTTGCGAACGCTAGTACCACTGGATTTAAGGCAGACTTTGATGCATTTAATAGTTTGCCAGTAATAGGTCCTGGTTATGAAAGTCGTATTTATAACCAAGATGAACGAAGTGGGATCGATTTTTCTGGTGGTGCGTTACAACACACTGGAAGGGAGCTTGATATTGCAGTAAGCGAAAATGGTTTTATTGAAGTTCAAGCGCCTGATGGAAGTAGTGCTTATACCCGTGCGGGTGATTTGCATACCACATCAGCGGGTTTGTTAGAGACAGGTGCAGGTCATCCTGTGATAGGAAATGACGGACCGATTGCATTACCTCCATTTGAAAAACTTGAGATAGGTGCAGATGGGACTATTTCAATTTTACCTGTAGGTCAGGAAGCAACAACTTTGGCAACAATTGATCGCATTAAGTTAGTTAATGCTGATGCAGAAGTGCTTGTTAAAGGCGAAGACGGGTTGTTAAGGGCGGCTCCCGATGTGTCTCTTGAGGCGGATGCATCGGTTGCTGTTACATCAGGTGTGTTGGAGTCTAGTAATGTAAATACGGTTTCAGAATTATTAGATATGATCGAATTAACAAGGAATTTTGAGCTGCACGTTAAAATGATGCAAGCAATTGAAGAAAATGATTCTGCTACAACGCAGTTACTAAGAGTTAATTAA
- the flgG gene encoding flagellar basal-body rod protein FlgG, translating into MSSTALWNAKTGLDTQQTRISVIANNLANANTTGFKSDRAVFEDLIYQTVRQPGAQSSQDTQFPTGLQVGTGVRLVATEKLFTQGNLTRTGGSLDLAVQGNGFFQILQPDGTIGYTRDGTFTLDSTGQVVNSSGYVLQPSITIPPNVVNITVGADGTVSAQTSGSAASTQVGNIQLASFVNPTGLQARGGNLLFETAASGTPQIGTPGTNGLGQLDQGSLETSNVNIVEELINMIETQRVYEVNSRAIETISSMLEFANNTI; encoded by the coding sequence ATGAGTAGTACAGCACTTTGGAATGCAAAAACAGGTTTGGATACACAGCAAACACGAATTTCAGTGATTGCTAATAATTTGGCTAATGCAAATACAACTGGATTTAAAAGTGATCGTGCAGTTTTTGAAGACCTTATTTATCAAACGGTACGGCAGCCAGGAGCGCAATCATCTCAGGACACACAATTTCCTACTGGTTTGCAAGTAGGTACAGGTGTACGTCTAGTCGCAACAGAAAAATTATTTACTCAAGGAAATTTAACGCGAACAGGTGGTTCTTTAGATCTTGCAGTACAAGGTAATGGGTTCTTTCAAATTTTACAGCCAGATGGAACCATTGGTTATACCCGTGACGGAACCTTTACATTAGACTCGACTGGCCAAGTTGTAAACTCGAGTGGCTATGTGTTGCAACCATCAATTACGATTCCTCCTAATGTGGTTAATATTACCGTTGGCGCAGATGGAACCGTGTCTGCGCAAACTAGTGGAAGCGCAGCGTCAACACAAGTAGGAAATATTCAATTAGCAAGTTTTGTAAACCCAACAGGTTTGCAGGCGCGTGGGGGGAATTTATTATTTGAAACAGCTGCTTCAGGAACTCCGCAAATTGGTACTCCCGGAACTAATGGCTTAGGCCAACTTGATCAAGGGTCGTTAGAGACATCCAACGTTAATATAGTAGAAGAGTTAATAAACATGATCGAAACGCAAAGAGTATACGAAGTTAACTCACGAGCGATTGAAACTATCAGTAGCATGCTTGAATTTGCTAACAACACAATATAA
- a CDS encoding flagellar hook assembly protein FlgD codes for MQAISSDILSLINSPQQQENSSDDLGQADFLELMVTQLQNQDPFEPLQSGEFIGQLAQFGTVSGVGELNNSFSALSSSLISSQSLGATNLIGKNALIPSDSLSLKEGEIARGAIGANAPASNVNVNIFDEAGNLVKSLPIGVVNDELQDFSWDGTDASGNQVSDGEYFFSVVGTQGDDSVALDTYAYKQIESVSLGQNSNSVRLNVENGGELKISEILKIE; via the coding sequence ATGCAAGCTATTTCATCCGATATATTAAGTTTAATTAATTCACCTCAACAGCAAGAAAATAGTTCTGACGATCTAGGCCAAGCCGATTTTCTTGAACTTATGGTTACGCAATTGCAGAACCAAGATCCATTTGAACCTCTACAAAGTGGAGAGTTTATAGGGCAACTTGCACAGTTTGGTACTGTTTCTGGTGTTGGTGAATTAAACAATTCATTTAGTGCTCTTTCGAGCTCATTGATTTCAAGTCAATCACTTGGGGCAACAAATTTGATAGGAAAAAATGCATTAATCCCATCGGATAGCTTGAGTTTAAAAGAAGGTGAAATAGCAAGAGGAGCAATTGGGGCAAATGCGCCTGCGAGTAATGTAAACGTTAATATTTTTGATGAAGCAGGGAATCTAGTTAAAAGTCTACCTATTGGTGTTGTTAACGACGAATTGCAAGATTTTTCTTGGGATGGAACAGATGCGAGTGGAAACCAAGTGTCAGATGGAGAATATTTCTTTTCTGTAGTGGGTACCCAAGGCGATGATAGTGTTGCATTAGATACCTACGCATATAAACAGATTGAGAGTGTTTCGTTAGGACAAAATTCTAATTCAGTCCGCTTAAATGTTGAGAATGGAGGAGAACTGAAAATCTCTGAAATATTAAAGATTGAATAA
- a CDS encoding diguanylate cyclase, with the protein MNSSSVERFTTSSNHALEIATAISANKPINRTIAALVLKLQTTLNLNQIIETFFESLKADMAICGIEYEYPLLYTHINRGIKTNSSYSYLIEVDDDTWGNIVIYCKDDLTQDEKCSLDEYVSATIFPLRNAIQYENAMVVTANESYLGLPNWGLLEGQITREAKLAFRQKQPLSLVLIDIDRFMILKKNHGLMLGDLIIRHVYETLQSVLRDTDLLYRFGYDQFSLILSNTQEHDANIIAERVRSAVSNHELLAKNNKGIRVTASIGITELDSSDSVDSLYARAYNALKLAKNSGRNQVKIADGKFLR; encoded by the coding sequence ATGAATAGCTCTAGTGTTGAAAGGTTCACCACTAGCTCAAACCATGCGCTTGAAATTGCTACGGCAATTTCTGCTAACAAACCGATCAATCGGACCATTGCTGCGCTTGTTTTAAAGCTACAAACTACATTAAACCTAAATCAGATAATTGAGACTTTCTTTGAGTCTTTAAAAGCTGATATGGCGATATGTGGTATCGAATATGAATACCCGCTGTTGTATACCCATATTAATCGCGGCATAAAAACCAATAGCTCATACAGTTATCTCATAGAAGTTGATGATGATACATGGGGCAATATCGTTATTTATTGTAAAGATGATTTAACGCAAGATGAAAAATGCAGCCTGGACGAATATGTTTCTGCAACAATTTTTCCATTACGTAATGCCATTCAATATGAAAATGCAATGGTAGTTACTGCAAATGAATCTTACTTAGGATTACCTAATTGGGGACTCCTAGAAGGCCAAATTACCAGAGAAGCAAAATTAGCATTTAGACAGAAACAACCATTAAGCCTTGTGCTTATTGATATTGATCGATTCATGATTTTGAAAAAAAACCATGGTTTGATGTTAGGTGATCTAATCATCAGGCATGTGTATGAGACTTTACAAAGTGTTCTCAGAGATACTGATCTTCTATATAGGTTTGGTTATGATCAATTTTCTTTAATTTTAAGCAATACACAAGAACATGATGCGAATATAATCGCAGAAAGAGTTAGATCAGCTGTTTCAAATCATGAACTACTTGCTAAGAATAACAAGGGTATACGTGTAACCGCTAGCATTGGTATTACTGAATTAGATAGCAGTGACTCAGTTGACTCTTTATATGCGAGAGCCTATAACGCGCTGAAATTAGCTAAAAATTCAGGAAGAAACCAAGTTAAAATTGCTGATGGGAAATTTTTACGCTAG
- the flgA gene encoding flagellar basal body P-ring formation protein FlgA yields MQKHLIFLHIFILLSSVSNVHAGIQSHESLKNTVASFLQSETKDTKDSEITVQDFDRRLRLHQCSTPLQAFWPLGNKRFGNTTVGVRCTGDKPWKVYVGAHIHIYKSVWVSNIGLNRNQVLDLASISKEKRDITRLTGGYLLSDTPIQGMQIKRNIPANQVLTNTMLDSQKMIKRGERITIVSRAGGIEVRATGVALSDGSKGERIRVKNTSSKREIEAYVSGKHLVLVTL; encoded by the coding sequence ATGCAAAAACATTTAATTTTTCTACATATCTTCATCTTGCTATCGAGTGTAAGCAATGTTCACGCTGGCATTCAGAGCCATGAAAGTTTAAAAAATACGGTAGCTAGTTTTCTGCAATCAGAAACAAAAGACACAAAGGATTCTGAGATTACCGTGCAGGATTTCGATAGACGCTTGCGACTACACCAATGCTCAACACCTTTACAAGCATTCTGGCCATTGGGTAATAAACGCTTTGGCAACACAACCGTTGGGGTTCGTTGTACAGGTGATAAGCCATGGAAAGTCTATGTTGGTGCGCACATACATATATATAAGAGTGTATGGGTATCAAATATAGGTCTAAATCGTAACCAAGTGCTTGATTTAGCTTCTATTAGTAAAGAAAAACGTGATATTACTCGCCTAACAGGCGGATATTTGCTCTCTGACACCCCTATACAAGGTATGCAAATAAAGCGAAATATACCTGCAAATCAAGTGCTTACGAACACTATGCTGGATTCACAGAAAATGATAAAACGAGGTGAGCGAATCACTATTGTTTCAAGGGCGGGTGGAATTGAGGTACGCGCAACCGGTGTAGCCTTAAGCGATGGCAGCAAAGGTGAGCGAATAAGGGTTAAAAATACCAGCTCTAAGCGTGAAATTGAGGCCTACGTCTCAGGTAAGCACTTAGTTTTGGTAACTCTTTGA